The following is a genomic window from Calliphora vicina chromosome 5, idCalVici1.1, whole genome shotgun sequence.
agTATGGGGCGAGTGATAGTAAATAAGTAGATAAACCAGTGGTCGGAACTTATAGCCAGCGGGGACGAACATAATTGGCTATTTAGCTAAAAAGAACAGGAATATTACAATATAAAACTGATCAGATTAAGACAGACAGAGAAATTGCATAACATGTTATTGTTCTCTTTGTGCCTACCACTGATTTAAACAGTTAAGTTTGTTAAGAACTTTGTAGGGATATTTGATAGAAAACCATTCCTTATTTCATAGTTTCCCTTAATAACATATTTCATATTgataaaatgattaaaatgtAATGCAAATATAAActgtattgaaaataaatatgaaaaaaaaaatacgaaaatccACTCAACTTTAAATGAATACTTGTACTTATACAACGAAAGTAACATgttatattaagttttttttattcagtattaagttttatttattctgTGCACTTCTCCTCTTTTCTTTACAGATATTACTTTACCCTGAAGAGGGATGGGCACGTACAGCTTCCTCATCGTATTGGACCATAACGCCCTGTTGGTGGCAACCCAACCGTTGTCGCATTGAAGAATTTGCTGGCACTCAACGTCAGGTTACCAAAGCCAAAATGGTGCCACTTGAGCAAAAAGGCTCTTTGCTAATAGTTGGTCATTTTCGCAGTAAAAattcatcatcgtcatcatcagcaTCCTCGATGTCTGCATCATCGACAACAGCAGCAGCGgcggcagcagcagcagcatcatcatcgtcatcttcAACTACGACATCGACAACCACAACATTGTGCTCGCCACTGGCATCGTCAAAGGATAATGatgaatttaaattgtatttaagttCAAACATTTCTATGGAAGACTATAATATGGGTTACTGTCTGACGGGTTTCGTTGAGCGACGATGTCAGCAAACGAATACATTTCAAATGACACATTTTGCTGTCATTAAACGTCAATGGCCGTCCTTAgcgcaaaataataaaaacactaAAACCAGCAGCGGCAACAGTAGTTGGACGAGCGGCAGCGGTAGTGGGGGCAATGCTGCTGCAAAGTCAACGTAATTATAGTATTTAAATAGggattttatttacatatttattggtTTAACTGTGAAATGTACAATTTCCTCTTGCTTTATAttgcttttttgttgaaatcaaaatttttatactcCAAGCATTATATTGAAATGATAAAAAAGTAAAGTACTTTAGCTTAAATAACCAAAGAGATAAatttaaagcatactttaagggCTAACAAAGTAATGTAACTAAAAGCATAATTTAAAGTGTTAAATAAGCTACTTTATAGTTTGAATGGccttcaatttttatttaagttttaaaaactaaatacattAAAAGGTTTTTGATAGAATCACAGTAGATAAGCAAATGTGAAAGTTTGCGTTAAGTTTGTTGCTTGGAAATAGTTGAATGCATTTGATGAacaagcatacttttaggattaAGACTTAAGGAACAAGTTGTGCTTGCTTAAaaagtagaaattacaaaaataattattatgtattcattttcatattaatttaaatttttaattttaatttttgtttaaatcttcttatttaaaacaagtaagagtgctatattcggctgtgccgaatcttatatacccttcaccatattatacttcaaaattttaaatatttttaggtaaaaaatattttaaattttttttaaattttattttttttttgttttttaaattttttttgtgaaaaaaaaaattcgggttaaaattttttttccgattttgaccctttgtaggtccatcttactatggtcttactatggtaatccagatatacagtgacggacattacaatagaatcactatcaatatttcatttaaaactaggagcaatcataaggattggtgtgggccagaaaatataaagaagtggcaaaatgtgttgtggacggacgaaacgaccataaatttaattggtagtgatgataagacatgggttagacgtccaaaaaatgccaaaaaccaaaaacgtttaaacatggttggggaaatattattatatggggatgcttttcttggtattgcgttggtccaatttattggattaatgaaaatatggataagcacttgtatgtaaatattttggagaatgttataaagccacatgcagaatggaatatgcccttaaaatggctcttccagcaagataatgacccaaagcacacatcaggtcttgccaaaaaatggtttttatataacaaaattcatgttatggaatggccgtctcaataaccagacttaaatcctatggaaaatagtaaaagacaaactcggacctgaaaaatttaaaaacaaggaagaactttggcagaaaattcaggaaatatggtatgaaatttcccgatctacattcgaaagtttgttaaattcaatccccaaaagatttgatgctgttattagaaataattgatatgcaacaaaatattaagaaaacaacgaattcttatgatgattttttatttttaatcattttaagactgattgattctatttgaatgtcgcataatTTATTTAGTcctttagatttgacatcgtttttaacataagaatgtgttatttttttattttttttttttttatttattgtttacattatgagcatttatatataatgaacaaattttaaattttgaaatcaaattttgtaattttaccactttaatcgaattcatatgtagtgattcgattgtattgtccgtcactgtaggtcaaaaataggtcaaaaatcgaggttgtcttgattttttcctcatatctcagccatttgtggaccgattttggtgattttaaatagcaaacttctc
Proteins encoded in this region:
- the LOC135961173 gene encoding sericin-2 — protein: MEIDVNLRKPTTANGLELKTISAGSYSNNNGHNSNLHSHLHNNNNSINNHHQQHERTTSSDSSCTQAASNSPPFGCCGILSRLLCSSHTRGKTATSSGDYNTYNNCGIMSLATQPSGNNGHATAASATLVPPHNSSYMNLLKKNHTHRRTPQEIYFESRGKSCKKLLKFNGNSNKILLYPEEGWARTASSSYWTITPCWWQPNRCRIEEFAGTQRQVTKAKMVPLEQKGSLLIVGHFRSKNSSSSSSASSMSASSTTAAAAAAAAASSSSSSTTTSTTTTLCSPLASSKDNDEFKLYLSSNISMEDYNMGYCLTGFVERRCQQTNTFQMTHFAVIKRQWPSLAQNNKNTKTSSGNSSWTSGSGSGGNAAAKST